A window of the Thalassospira indica genome harbors these coding sequences:
- a CDS encoding S8 family peptidase: protein MAEYEHRHIDLSGLSTIRNYKSPGSSARQRPLQRIREEHGQRIVGELEAAFEASDLGREDLGAPEGIPASDGVYLEVELAPSVGPTTLEKTREGTRQGAVTLSETGARRIALFVPDETRDVFEAVFRDYAFTEVDEGAEAPKKSRVEPVEHIRAARLRTFWRDDPLALPDDPQAEMWWALWCFADRLERVETSAQRLGLTVGGEDSWLHFPEVVVLPVHGRRAAIEMLLFSTGGISEIRRASDTPTVFTDELEEMANAFVDDLAERITWPGRDVPAVCLLDTGVNRGHPLIEPALAPGDMHAVHADWGVDDDSPSGHGSGMAGLALHGDLTMPLGDASHPMLAHRLESVKILPPDGFEQNDPGSYGAITTSASSLPEISAAERPRVFCMAVTNENRSGAEPTAWSSALDQISAGVDAIEEGPDHIRRLFVQAIGNIADSSRAEDIADGDAFPGEDPAQAWNVLTVGGTTLKSEIAEAGYRDWRGWSPPGDRSPYSRTSALWRAGQSPIKPEIVFEAGNRALSRSGLEALSGLPSLSVLTTAKSIAPHPVTPFWATSAATAQAARLTTRIMAEHPEYWPETIRALTVHSARWTPHMLTEFNATASKSDRKALARKYGYGVPDVRRALASARDDLALVAEQYIQPFRVENGSVRFSDAHVYRLPWPRQVLEDLGDQPVRLKVTLSYFVEPNPSFASAIDPARYQSFGLRFDLKRARETDGNFLRRVNKDDRGENDPRPINEGNDGWFFGPKSISAGSIHMDIWEGSAVELVERDFLYVYPISGWWRERRALGRADSKARYALVVGIETAEVDVDLMTPIQTEVAALLQTGVDIEI from the coding sequence TTGGCTGAGTACGAGCACCGACATATCGACCTGAGCGGTCTTTCGACTATCCGCAATTACAAGTCCCCAGGCAGTAGCGCCCGACAACGGCCGCTTCAGCGTATCCGTGAGGAACATGGGCAGCGCATTGTCGGCGAGCTGGAAGCCGCCTTCGAGGCGTCTGATCTCGGACGAGAGGATTTGGGGGCACCCGAGGGAATTCCAGCATCGGACGGCGTCTACCTTGAGGTGGAGCTCGCACCCTCTGTGGGGCCGACCACGCTGGAGAAGACGCGCGAGGGGACACGCCAGGGCGCCGTCACACTTTCCGAAACAGGCGCCCGTCGCATCGCCCTCTTCGTCCCTGACGAAACCAGAGATGTCTTTGAGGCGGTTTTCAGGGATTACGCCTTTACGGAAGTAGACGAAGGTGCCGAGGCCCCGAAGAAGTCCCGCGTCGAGCCTGTCGAGCATATCCGCGCCGCGCGCTTGCGAACGTTCTGGCGCGACGATCCTCTGGCTCTGCCCGATGATCCGCAGGCGGAAATGTGGTGGGCCTTATGGTGTTTTGCCGACCGCCTCGAACGTGTTGAGACCAGCGCTCAGCGGCTCGGCCTGACCGTCGGGGGAGAAGACAGCTGGCTGCACTTCCCCGAAGTCGTGGTTCTTCCAGTGCATGGGCGCAGAGCAGCGATCGAGATGCTGCTGTTTTCAACGGGAGGCATTTCCGAGATCCGGCGAGCGAGCGATACGCCGACGGTATTCACGGATGAACTCGAGGAGATGGCGAACGCGTTCGTGGATGATCTGGCCGAAAGGATCACCTGGCCAGGCCGCGACGTGCCCGCGGTTTGCCTCCTCGATACGGGTGTGAACCGCGGCCATCCGCTGATTGAACCTGCCCTAGCTCCCGGTGACATGCACGCTGTGCATGCAGATTGGGGGGTGGATGATGATAGTCCCAGCGGGCATGGATCCGGAATGGCCGGGCTGGCGCTCCACGGCGACCTGACAATGCCGTTGGGAGATGCGTCGCATCCAATGCTTGCGCATCGCCTCGAGTCCGTCAAAATCCTTCCGCCGGACGGCTTCGAGCAGAATGATCCCGGCTCCTATGGTGCGATCACAACCTCCGCCAGCTCGCTTCCGGAGATATCGGCTGCCGAGCGGCCGAGGGTCTTTTGCATGGCCGTGACGAATGAAAACCGGTCGGGAGCGGAGCCAACGGCTTGGAGCTCTGCTCTCGACCAGATCTCGGCGGGCGTGGACGCAATCGAGGAAGGCCCGGACCATATTCGGCGCCTTTTCGTCCAGGCGATCGGCAACATCGCGGACAGCTCGCGCGCCGAGGACATTGCCGATGGCGACGCGTTTCCGGGAGAAGATCCTGCACAGGCATGGAATGTCCTAACGGTCGGCGGCACAACTCTGAAATCAGAAATCGCAGAAGCCGGTTACCGAGACTGGCGCGGATGGTCTCCTCCCGGGGACCGCAGCCCCTACAGTCGGACGAGCGCGCTTTGGCGCGCGGGGCAGTCACCGATCAAGCCGGAGATCGTCTTTGAAGCTGGAAACCGCGCGCTGAGCAGATCAGGGCTCGAAGCACTGTCCGGCCTCCCTTCCCTCTCGGTGCTCACCACGGCGAAATCGATCGCTCCGCATCCGGTGACACCGTTCTGGGCAACCAGCGCAGCGACAGCGCAAGCGGCACGGCTTACGACGCGGATCATGGCTGAGCACCCGGAGTATTGGCCAGAGACCATCCGCGCCCTGACCGTGCACAGCGCCCGGTGGACGCCGCATATGCTTACGGAATTCAACGCGACCGCGTCAAAGTCGGACAGAAAGGCGCTCGCAAGAAAATACGGATACGGGGTACCGGATGTTCGGCGCGCCCTTGCTTCGGCCCGCGATGATCTTGCGTTGGTCGCCGAGCAATATATCCAACCGTTCCGGGTCGAGAATGGCAGCGTGCGCTTCTCGGATGCTCATGTCTACCGCTTGCCCTGGCCCCGACAAGTCCTTGAGGATTTGGGCGACCAGCCTGTGCGCCTCAAGGTGACGCTCTCATATTTTGTCGAGCCGAACCCAAGCTTTGCAAGCGCGATCGATCCTGCCCGATATCAGTCTTTTGGGCTGCGCTTCGACCTCAAGCGGGCACGCGAAACTGACGGGAATTTCCTGCGCCGGGTGAACAAGGATGACCGTGGCGAAAACGACCCTCGCCCTATCAACGAAGGCAATGACGGCTGGTTCTTCGGACCGAAGTCGATCTCAGCCGGCTCCATTCACATGGATATCTGGGAGGGCAGCGCTGTCGAGCTCGTGGAGCGCGATTTCCTCTATGTCTACCCGATCTCGGGCTGGTGGCGAGAAAGGCGAGCCCTGGGGCGAGCGGACAGCAAGGCCCGTTATGCGCTCGTTGTCGGCATCGAGACCGCGGAGGTCGACGTCGATCTGATGACGCCCATCCAGACCGAAGTTGCGGCGTTGCTTCAAACTGGAGTTGATATCGAAATCTAG
- a CDS encoding ParB/RepB/Spo0J family partition protein, with protein sequence MATATQKITLSSSRDIPFNKLVLSQSNVRRVKAGISVEKLAESIARRGLIQSLHVRPELDAKGQETGLFEVPAGGRRYRALELLVKQKRLNKTAPVPCIVSDAGDDILIDEVSLAENIERAPLHPLDQFRAFQVLREKGMSEEEIAAAFFVDAKVVKQRLRLVSVSPALLEIYAEDGMTLEQLIAFTISDDHARQEQVWAAIKDGWQKEPYTIRRMLTETTVRASDKRALFVGIETYEAASGYVLRDLFQQDDGGWLQDPVLLDRLVGEKLKAEAETIAAEGWKWIEVAADFPYGHTSGLRRLTGTTVDLTDDERAEREKLRDEFDALEAEYAEADEFPDEVDARLGEIEEALEAFEARPMRYDADQMARAGVFLSIRHDGQLAVERGYIRADDEAVEGQEGQGADGCSPEGGESGGLQRAVITVGGTATEPEEDEELETIRPLPDRLVSELTAHRTLALRDVVAMNPHVAMTALLHRLVTDCFLPHSTRGCLEAHVREVHFPAQADDLGESASAKSIQDRHERWGDHIPADDAALWDWLVDQDDDTRMELLAHCVSFGVNALHEKPNPYGGMGVSQHGLDLRLSQADRLARATGLDMVAVGWRPTVANYLGRVTKPRIIEAVREGAGERAAQLIDHLKKSDMATEAERLLAETGWLPEPLRMVDRDADIAMDAGVNTEADDLPEFLAGDGEDEDATEDEEQPMVAAE encoded by the coding sequence ATGGCCACTGCCACGCAGAAAATCACCCTGTCGTCCTCGCGCGACATCCCCTTCAACAAGCTGGTGCTCAGCCAGTCCAACGTCCGGCGGGTGAAGGCCGGCATTTCGGTCGAGAAACTGGCCGAGTCCATTGCCCGGCGTGGGCTGATCCAGTCCCTGCATGTCCGGCCCGAGCTCGATGCCAAGGGGCAGGAAACCGGCCTTTTCGAGGTGCCGGCTGGCGGCCGCCGCTACCGGGCGCTGGAACTGCTGGTCAAGCAGAAGCGCCTCAACAAGACCGCACCGGTGCCCTGCATCGTCTCGGACGCCGGAGACGATATCCTGATCGACGAGGTCTCACTCGCCGAGAATATCGAACGCGCGCCGCTGCATCCGCTCGACCAGTTCCGCGCCTTCCAGGTGCTGCGAGAGAAGGGCATGAGCGAGGAGGAAATCGCCGCCGCCTTCTTCGTCGATGCCAAGGTGGTGAAGCAGCGCCTGCGCCTGGTCTCGGTCTCGCCGGCGCTGCTCGAGATCTATGCCGAGGACGGCATGACGCTTGAACAGCTCATTGCCTTCACAATCTCCGACGACCATGCCCGGCAGGAACAGGTCTGGGCGGCGATCAAGGATGGTTGGCAGAAGGAGCCTTACACGATCCGGCGTATGCTAACCGAGACCACGGTGCGGGCCTCCGACAAGCGGGCTCTCTTCGTCGGCATCGAGACCTATGAGGCGGCGAGCGGCTATGTGCTGCGCGATCTCTTCCAGCAGGACGATGGCGGCTGGCTCCAGGACCCGGTGCTGCTCGACCGGCTGGTCGGCGAGAAGCTGAAGGCAGAGGCAGAAACCATCGCCGCCGAGGGCTGGAAGTGGATCGAGGTCGCGGCGGATTTCCCTTATGGCCATACCAGTGGCCTGCGTCGCCTGACCGGCACCACAGTCGATCTGACCGATGACGAACGCGCCGAGCGCGAAAAGCTGCGGGACGAGTTCGACGCGCTGGAGGCGGAATATGCTGAGGCTGACGAGTTCCCCGACGAGGTTGATGCTCGCCTCGGCGAGATCGAGGAGGCGCTGGAGGCCTTCGAGGCCCGTCCGATGCGGTATGACGCGGACCAGATGGCCCGTGCCGGTGTCTTCCTCAGCATTCGTCACGACGGCCAACTCGCCGTCGAGCGCGGCTATATCCGTGCCGACGACGAGGCGGTGGAAGGTCAGGAAGGGCAGGGTGCCGATGGGTGTTCTCCCGAGGGCGGCGAGTCCGGTGGTTTGCAGCGCGCTGTCATTACGGTGGGTGGTACGGCCACCGAACCCGAGGAGGACGAAGAGCTTGAGACCATCCGGCCGCTGCCCGATCGGCTCGTCAGCGAACTGACCGCGCACCGCACGCTGGCGCTCCGGGACGTTGTGGCGATGAACCCGCATGTGGCGATGACGGCGCTCCTGCATCGGTTGGTCACCGATTGCTTTCTGCCGCATTCCACCAGAGGTTGCCTGGAGGCCCATGTCCGGGAAGTTCATTTCCCGGCACAGGCCGACGATCTGGGCGAAAGCGCCTCGGCGAAGTCCATCCAGGATCGGCATGAACGCTGGGGCGATCATATCCCCGCTGACGATGCTGCGCTCTGGGACTGGCTGGTCGATCAGGACGATGACACCCGGATGGAGTTGCTCGCCCATTGCGTCAGTTTCGGCGTCAACGCCTTGCACGAGAAGCCCAACCCCTATGGCGGCATGGGCGTCAGCCAGCACGGGCTCGACCTGCGCCTGTCCCAGGCCGACCGGCTGGCGCGGGCGACGGGCCTCGACATGGTGGCGGTGGGCTGGCGCCCGACCGTCGCCAACTATCTCGGCCGCGTGACAAAGCCTCGGATCATCGAGGCAGTGCGCGAGGGCGCTGGCGAGCGGGCGGCCCAGCTCATCGACCATCTGAAGAAGAGCGACATGGCCACCGAAGCCGAGCGCCTGCTGGCCGAAACCGGCTGGCTTCCGGAGCCGCTGCGCATGGTGGATCGCGATGCCGATATCGCGATGGATGCCGGGGTCAACACTGAGGCGGATGATCTGCCTGAATTCCTTGCCGGCGATGGCGAGGATGAAGACGCCACGGAGGACGAGGAGCAGCCAATGGTCGCCGCCGAATGA
- a CDS encoding DUF2958 domain-containing protein has translation MILLTDTQRDRLLANGRDRDQDHIPIVKFFNPFGAGVWLATELDEDGDIMFGLADIGYPELGSWSLNELRYIRLPFGMGIERDLLFTGDFPISVWAEAARDAGSIRDAERLLYRSGRLPGGTRPDAEPRRS, from the coding sequence ATGATCCTCCTGACCGACACACAGCGTGACCGTTTGCTGGCGAATGGCCGCGATCGCGATCAGGATCACATTCCGATCGTGAAATTTTTCAATCCCTTTGGCGCCGGTGTCTGGCTCGCGACCGAGCTCGACGAGGACGGCGACATCATGTTTGGCCTGGCCGACATTGGCTACCCCGAACTTGGCTCATGGAGCCTCAACGAACTGCGTTACATTCGGCTGCCCTTCGGCATGGGCATCGAGCGGGATCTGCTCTTCACGGGGGACTTCCCGATCTCGGTCTGGGCCGAGGCCGCCCGCGATGCCGGCAGCATTCGCGATGCCGAGCGCCTGCTTTATCGCTCGGGCCGTCTGCCAGGCGGGACACGCCCCGATGCGGAGCCCCGGCGTTCCTGA
- a CDS encoding alpha/beta hydrolase family protein, producing the protein MEQAAQTITIPADGATLIGTWYPASDAPRASLLLHGATGVPQRFYRHFAAWASARGINVLTYDYRDFGASQTRPMRESQANFADWAVHDQTAALDTLAKLAPTGPLWVLGHSLGGLGLPFQNLPDRVTRITTIGAGIGHYTDHPWSYRPKVLAFWFALGPVATALAGYMPGKRLSLGADLPAGVYWQWRRWCTRRDFYASDIGVTLPEPNYSIEGKDIRICVAADDVVVPPVAVRRYAEVFASSDAEFRIFDPANYGLPALKHIEALSKESAPVWADLLDLPQPDLTCKARP; encoded by the coding sequence TTGGAACAGGCCGCGCAGACAATCACCATTCCGGCGGACGGAGCCACACTTATCGGGACCTGGTATCCGGCATCCGATGCACCCCGGGCCAGTCTGCTGCTGCACGGGGCCACTGGTGTGCCGCAGCGCTTTTACCGCCATTTCGCCGCTTGGGCTTCCGCGCGCGGGATCAATGTCCTGACCTATGACTATCGAGACTTCGGCGCGTCCCAGACCCGACCGATGCGCGAAAGTCAGGCGAATTTCGCGGATTGGGCCGTGCACGATCAGACCGCAGCACTCGATACGCTGGCCAAACTGGCTCCGACAGGCCCCTTGTGGGTGCTCGGGCACAGTTTGGGCGGGCTTGGTCTTCCGTTCCAGAACCTGCCCGACCGCGTCACGCGGATCACCACCATCGGAGCCGGGATCGGACATTATACCGACCATCCCTGGAGCTACCGGCCCAAGGTTCTAGCCTTCTGGTTCGCGCTTGGCCCCGTGGCGACCGCCCTTGCGGGCTATATGCCGGGTAAACGATTGTCGCTAGGGGCCGATCTGCCCGCCGGTGTCTATTGGCAGTGGCGCAGATGGTGCACCCGGCGCGATTTCTACGCCTCGGACATCGGTGTCACCCTGCCGGAGCCGAATTACAGCATCGAGGGCAAGGACATCCGTATTTGCGTCGCCGCCGACGATGTCGTCGTCCCGCCGGTTGCGGTGCGACGCTATGCGGAGGTCTTTGCCTCCTCAGATGCCGAATTTCGCATCTTCGATCCCGCCAACTACGGTCTGCCCGCGCTCAAACATATCGAAGCCCTGTCCAAAGAGAGCGCGCCCGTCTGGGCCGACCTACTTGATCTGCCTCAGCCCGATCTGACCTGCAAGGCCCGCCCATGA
- a CDS encoding ArdC family protein, translating into MTMEHRAARKSGPRTNLYDDITDKIIAELEDGRLPWVQPWGTAAAQAPLAMPRNAATSRQYSGINVLILWGAVIQQGYPTQHWLTFRQALSLGGNVRKGERGTTVVYADRFTPEDEKRRARETGEDANSIPFLKRFTVFNAAQCEGLPDDITVEAPPPPPGLIEPRVEELIAATGIDFRIGGNRAFYVPSQDYVQVPPPQAYFEPINWHRTALHEMGHATGHASRLGRDFSGAFGTKKYAFEELIAEISSAFCCASLGIVPTVRHADYIGSWLEVMREDSRAIVRAASQASKAADWLLAHLPDAGTDVERQTPTEGRTAA; encoded by the coding sequence ATGACCATGGAGCATCGCGCGGCCCGCAAGAGCGGCCCGCGAACGAACCTTTATGACGACATTACCGACAAGATCATCGCCGAGCTGGAGGACGGCCGGCTGCCATGGGTCCAGCCCTGGGGGACGGCGGCGGCGCAGGCGCCGCTCGCCATGCCGCGTAACGCGGCCACCTCCCGGCAGTATTCCGGGATCAATGTCCTGATCCTCTGGGGCGCCGTGATCCAGCAGGGCTATCCAACCCAGCACTGGCTGACCTTCCGCCAGGCGCTGTCACTCGGCGGCAATGTCCGCAAGGGCGAGCGCGGCACCACCGTCGTCTACGCCGACCGTTTCACGCCTGAAGACGAGAAGCGCCGCGCCCGGGAGACCGGGGAAGACGCCAATAGCATCCCGTTCCTGAAGCGCTTCACCGTGTTCAACGCGGCGCAATGCGAGGGTCTGCCCGACGATATCACCGTCGAGGCACCGCCACCGCCGCCCGGGCTGATCGAGCCGCGGGTCGAGGAACTGATCGCCGCGACCGGTATCGACTTCCGGATCGGTGGCAACCGCGCCTTCTATGTCCCTTCGCAGGATTATGTGCAGGTGCCACCTCCGCAGGCTTATTTTGAGCCGATCAACTGGCACAGGACCGCCCTGCACGAGATGGGGCACGCAACGGGCCATGCCTCAAGGTTGGGGCGGGACTTCTCGGGCGCTTTCGGCACGAAGAAATACGCCTTCGAGGAACTGATCGCCGAGATTTCGAGCGCGTTCTGTTGCGCCTCGCTCGGGATCGTCCCGACTGTGCGCCATGCCGATTACATCGGCTCCTGGCTGGAGGTGATGCGCGAGGATTCGCGGGCCATCGTGCGTGCCGCCTCGCAGGCCAGCAAGGCGGCCGACTGGCTGCTGGCCCATCTGCCCGACGCCGGCACCGATGTTGAGCGGCAGACCCCGACGGAAGGGAGGACTGCGGCATGA
- a CDS encoding ATP-binding protein, producing the protein MFKRFVERRAEEALSDTPVVLIVGPRRAGKTTLVKKMGEAGRTYITLDDQTVLEAARSDPAGFIRGLDRAIIDEIQRAPDLLLAIKKTVDEDYRPGRFLLTGSANVLTLPRVADSLAGRMETLEMLPLARAEIEGRTPTFLERLFEGKLQKPSKAIVGDDLVHSVLLGGFPEAIARESERRRQDWARSYLTSVLTRDLRDIAEVEKLTELPKFVRLLAEHSSQLVNYSQFGASINVSHKTGQRYVGLLEQVFLIATLQPWFTNALKRIVKTPKLYFLDSGLLASTRGLTFDRVKADRGTFGALLESFVFSEVLKLTTASDLRLTPYHFRDRDMREVDIVLERDDGMIAGIEVKASATVKSGDFAGLRALAEACGDRFAFGTVLYDSTDVVPFGDRLAAAPLSCLWS; encoded by the coding sequence ATGTTCAAGCGGTTTGTAGAGCGCCGGGCGGAGGAAGCCCTTTCGGATACGCCCGTGGTTCTCATTGTAGGGCCACGGCGGGCTGGCAAAACCACGCTCGTCAAGAAGATGGGGGAAGCCGGCCGCACCTATATCACGCTGGACGACCAGACCGTGCTGGAGGCTGCGCGGTCCGATCCGGCCGGGTTCATCCGGGGACTGGATAGGGCCATCATCGACGAGATTCAACGCGCGCCCGACCTGCTGCTGGCGATCAAGAAGACGGTCGACGAGGACTATCGTCCGGGCCGATTTCTCCTCACCGGCTCAGCGAATGTGCTGACCTTGCCACGGGTCGCCGATAGTCTCGCCGGCCGGATGGAAACGCTCGAGATGCTGCCGCTGGCACGGGCCGAGATCGAGGGCAGGACGCCGACCTTTCTGGAGCGTCTCTTCGAGGGAAAGCTGCAAAAGCCAAGCAAAGCGATCGTCGGCGACGATCTCGTCCACTCCGTCCTGCTCGGCGGCTTTCCCGAGGCGATCGCCCGTGAGAGCGAGCGGCGCCGGCAGGACTGGGCGCGATCCTATCTCACCTCGGTTCTCACCCGCGATCTCAGGGACATCGCAGAGGTCGAGAAGCTGACCGAGCTCCCGAAATTCGTGCGTTTGCTGGCCGAGCATTCCAGCCAATTGGTCAACTATTCGCAGTTCGGAGCCAGCATCAATGTCAGCCACAAGACGGGACAGCGCTACGTCGGGCTGCTCGAACAGGTCTTTCTGATCGCGACGCTGCAGCCCTGGTTCACCAACGCGCTGAAGCGCATCGTCAAAACACCGAAGCTATATTTCCTCGATTCCGGCCTGCTGGCGAGCACGCGGGGCCTGACCTTCGACAGGGTGAAGGCGGATCGCGGGACGTTCGGCGCCCTGCTGGAAAGCTTCGTGTTCTCGGAAGTGCTCAAGCTGACGACAGCCTCGGACCTGCGACTGACACCCTATCACTTCCGCGATCGCGACATGCGCGAGGTCGACATCGTGCTGGAGCGTGACGACGGCATGATCGCCGGCATCGAGGTGAAGGCGAGCGCCACGGTCAAGTCCGGCGATTTCGCTGGGCTGCGCGCCTTGGCCGAAGCCTGCGGAGACCGCTTTGCTTTTGGCACCGTGCTCTATGACAGCACGGATGTTGTGCCATTTGGTGACCGGCTGGCTGCGGCGCCATTGTCCTGTCTGTGGAGTTGA
- a CDS encoding HamA C-terminal domain-containing protein yields the protein MSLYERWCDATREKDKRKYYWTYVEKHGGRDEIQGDLAETIRSHYDRLERIAEDVDRLGYKVAAEILSEAMPQTSKGRSGDLGEILATELVEEEIGLRVPVRRLRYKDGRNMAMRGDDFIGAGYDSKGEKLWLLKGEAKSNKVLGKSTVTSARKVLNRDSGRCTPDSLLFVANRLLESNDPDDNALGRSLRDEVGLKSLRADRIDHMLFTISGNGPHASLKQDLEATGSNRDQYVVNIHVKDHQDFIAAMYQEAEDLGDD from the coding sequence GTGAGCCTGTATGAGAGGTGGTGCGACGCCACGAGAGAAAAAGACAAACGCAAGTACTACTGGACCTATGTCGAGAAGCATGGTGGCCGCGATGAAATCCAGGGGGACTTGGCTGAAACGATCCGTTCGCATTACGACCGACTGGAACGCATTGCGGAGGACGTGGACCGGCTCGGATACAAGGTCGCCGCCGAGATCCTCAGCGAGGCGATGCCTCAGACGTCCAAGGGTCGTTCGGGCGATCTCGGCGAAATTCTCGCGACTGAGCTCGTCGAGGAGGAGATTGGCCTGCGTGTCCCTGTGCGCCGTCTCCGCTACAAGGACGGGCGCAACATGGCCATGCGCGGAGATGATTTCATCGGGGCCGGGTATGACAGTAAAGGCGAGAAACTCTGGCTCCTGAAAGGGGAAGCTAAGAGCAACAAGGTACTGGGAAAGTCAACGGTCACGAGCGCCCGCAAGGTACTCAACCGCGATAGCGGTCGGTGTACGCCGGACTCGCTGCTGTTCGTTGCAAACCGCCTGCTGGAAAGCAACGACCCGGACGACAACGCACTGGGCCGCAGCCTTCGCGACGAGGTGGGCCTGAAGTCTCTCCGGGCGGATCGCATCGATCACATGCTTTTCACTATATCGGGCAACGGTCCACACGCTTCGTTGAAACAGGATCTCGAGGCGACCGGCAGCAATCGAGACCAGTATGTCGTGAACATTCACGTCAAAGACCACCAGGACTTCATCGCGGCCATGTACCAGGAGGCGGAAGATCTTGGAGACGATTGA
- a CDS encoding JAB domain-containing protein, which produces MTRNTRTPAIEPQPLRFSAQEQAVVYEARQILLRHLNQNPVLSSWQSVLDYCALTIRGDVERFHALYLDRRNRLISDECLAIGTIDHVPVYPREALRRCLALNASALIIVHNHPAGDPEPSAADLAMTKEIRNACASLGVMLHDHIITGAGREISLRARGEF; this is translated from the coding sequence ATGACACGAAACACGAGAACACCCGCCATCGAACCGCAGCCGCTGCGGTTCTCCGCCCAAGAGCAAGCCGTGGTCTACGAGGCCCGGCAGATCCTGCTGCGCCACCTCAATCAAAACCCTGTCCTGTCGTCCTGGCAATCGGTGCTCGATTATTGTGCCCTCACCATCAGGGGCGATGTGGAGCGTTTCCATGCCCTCTATCTCGACCGGAGGAACCGGCTGATCTCAGACGAGTGCCTCGCCATCGGCACCATCGATCACGTCCCGGTCTATCCCCGGGAGGCGCTGCGGCGCTGCCTGGCGCTCAATGCCTCGGCGCTGATCATCGTCCACAATCATCCGGCCGGTGATCCCGAGCCCTCAGCCGCCGACCTCGCGATGACGAAGGAAATCCGAAATGCCTGTGCGTCCCTAGGGGTGATGCTGCACGACCACATCATCACCGGTGCTGGCCGGGAGATCAGCTTGCGTGCCCGCGGTGAGTTCTGA
- a CDS encoding TetR/AcrR family transcriptional regulator, with protein MSDPTSRDKLIRTASNLFRQKGYSGVGLSELLKEAGLPKGSLYYHFPNGKQELAEAATRWAGAWLERLLDTTFAQAESFDEGALMVCDAIASEVTSQPHVPACPVLSILQAAPLEPRLQITAQEVYGSWTKCIEKHAKRLGHPRPNDAAFSLHCKLQGAWIIAFAQQSNAPFAQLARTLDQKL; from the coding sequence ATGAGTGACCCAACGTCTCGCGACAAGCTGATCCGCACCGCCTCGAACCTCTTTCGCCAGAAGGGGTATTCGGGCGTTGGTCTTTCGGAGCTTCTCAAAGAGGCGGGGCTCCCGAAAGGGTCGCTCTATTACCATTTCCCGAACGGCAAACAGGAATTGGCCGAAGCCGCGACACGCTGGGCCGGGGCGTGGCTGGAACGGTTGCTCGATACGACCTTCGCGCAGGCCGAAAGCTTTGACGAAGGTGCGCTCATGGTCTGCGACGCCATTGCCTCCGAGGTGACGTCGCAACCTCATGTCCCGGCCTGTCCCGTGCTCAGCATCCTGCAAGCCGCCCCGCTGGAACCGCGTCTCCAGATCACCGCGCAGGAGGTCTATGGCAGCTGGACGAAATGTATCGAGAAACACGCCAAACGGTTGGGTCATCCCCGGCCCAACGACGCCGCCTTTTCTTTGCACTGCAAACTCCAAGGGGCGTGGATCATCGCCTTTGCCCAGCAATCCAACGCGCCCTTCGCCCAACTGGCGCGAACATTAGATCAAAAGCTCTGA